Proteins from a single region of Calonectris borealis unplaced genomic scaffold, bCalBor7.hap1.2 HAP1_SCAFFOLD_45, whole genome shotgun sequence:
- the LOC142076392 gene encoding olfactory receptor 14J1-like, with product MSNGSSITQFLLLAFADTRELQLLHFWLFLGTYLAALLGNGLIITVIPCDHRLHTPMYFFLLNLSLLDLGSISTTVPKAMANSLWDTRDISYSGCAAQLFFFLFLITAEYCLLTVMAYDRYVAICKPLHYGTLLGSRACVHMAAAAWASGFLNSLLHTANTFSIPFCYSNAINQFFCEIPQILKLSCSHSYLRQVGLLVVSACLGFGCFVFIVVSYVEIFRAVLRIPSEQGRHKAFSTYLPHLAVVSLFVSTVMFAYLKPPSISSPFLDLVMAVLYSVVPPAVNPPIYSMRNQELKDAIRKLISWTFFKSEKFTTSLHK from the coding sequence atgtccaacggcagctccatcacccagttcctcctcctggccttcgcagacacccgggagctgcagctcttgcacttctggctctttcTGGGCAcgtacctggctgccctgctgggcaacggcctcatcatcaccgtcataccctgcgaccaccgcctgcacacccccatgtacttcttcctcctcaacctctccctcctcgacctgggctccatctccaccactgttcccaaagccatggccaattccctctgggacaccagggacatctcgtactcaggatgtgctgcacagctctttttctttctcttcttgatcacagcagagtattgtcttctcactgtcatggcctatgaccgctacgttgccatctgcaaacccctgcactacgggactctcctgggcagcagagcttgtgtccacatggcagcagctgcctgggccagtgggtttctcaattctctcctgcacactgccaatacattttcaataCCGTTCTGCTACAGCAATGCCATAAAccaattcttctgtgaaatcccccagatcctcaagctctcctgctcacactcctacctcaggcaggttgggcttcttgtggttagtgcctgtttaggatttgggtgttttgttttcattgtggtgtcctatgtggagatcttcagggccgtgctgaggatcccctctgagcagggacggcacaaagccttttccacgtacctccctcacctggccgtggtctccctctttgtcagcactgtcATGTTTgcatacctgaagcccccctccatctcatCCCCATTTTTAGACCTTGtgatggcagtgctgtactcagtggtgcctccagcagtgaatccccccatctacagcatgaggaaccaggagctcaaggatgccatTAGGAAACTGATTTCATGGACATTTTTCAAGAGTGAGAAATTTACGACCTCTCTCCATAAATGA